The following proteins come from a genomic window of Leptospira neocaledonica:
- a CDS encoding nitrate reductase yields MQNPETFQTTCPYCGVGCGLRVEKSGPLDISVSGDPDHPTNRGILCSKGMNLHYSVMDRTDRLLFPMMREDRFAPLKRTSWDKALDLAAEKFKSFIREFGPDSVGFYVSGQLLTEEYYIINKLTKGFLGTNNIDTNSRLCMSSAVTGYKMAFGEDAVPVGYEDLDLADCFLVAGANPAWCHPIVFRRIEARKRENPNIKLIVVDPRRTESCEHADIHLQIDPGTDIYLFHAIARILIEKDWVDPKFIQDHTEGFEELKTKVFEISVPKAAEICGISSDLIYKTAEYISKAKGFISLWAMGLNQSVVGVNKNLALINLSLLTGQIGKPGAGPFSLTGQSNAMGGREVGGLCNLLPAHRDLENPEHRKEVAKFWGVDSISEIPGYSATEIFEKLASGRMKAIWIICTNPAVSLPDVRAAESGLRLAEFVVVQDISADSSVIPFADLVLPAAGWAEKKGTMTSSDRSISLLPKILEPPGEARADSWIIQDFAKRMGFAPSFHYEDEEEIFLEHCKLTEGTKIDILGLDYEEIRKYRAVRWPYPQKGHSDNIRLFGDGKFYRKSEKARIHSVRSEDDSEKPDEDFPLVLTTGRIRDQWHTMTRTGKVKKLREHRPEPFLEIHPDDAYKYDIKDGMVVTVSSKRGSVRAKALLTESIKRGVVFLPMHWGRKNGTDIFRSNNLTSSASDPFSKQPGFKISAVRIIPYKKSKEKILIVGGGTAAYAFLKQYRHLAPGDDITVMCREEDPFYNRVLLPDYIGGEKEFDDLMPLDPEEVKSWNLDLFPNKSVQMIYTEGKKVRDTEGTLYSYNKLVLAMGSSPVWPTKVPPEMQGVFSLRSKSDADRIKGFFVPKSHALIVGGGLLGLELAAALKGVGVQVTVLVRSDRLMSQKLDAVGADILKEEILSRGIELIFECEISKIEGTERISRVQLTNGNFIEPDGIIFAIGTKPNFEIAVKGGLDCSSGVLVDSFLRSSDPDVYCIGEIAEHKTGTYGNISAVDDQAKIAAQHLFGYAFNEYTGSLHAHILKIPGLELATIRLPDIPMEIPKELRGEFEEIIFLDRKKRFYKKCIIRNDRLVAAILIGDKSSFSRMKDWVSSGIELGDRRKHLLNDGEMMKPLQGKVVCSCNGVGEGNIREAIQNGERTLEAIGRRTGAGTGCGSCRLEVTTILKSMLKDPNPV; encoded by the coding sequence ATGCAAAACCCTGAAACCTTTCAGACCACCTGTCCGTACTGCGGGGTGGGTTGCGGCCTAAGGGTGGAAAAATCCGGACCATTAGATATTTCCGTAAGTGGGGATCCGGATCATCCTACAAACAGAGGGATACTTTGTTCTAAGGGAATGAATTTGCATTATTCTGTCATGGACAGAACGGATAGGCTTTTATTTCCGATGATGAGGGAGGACCGTTTTGCTCCCTTAAAAAGAACAAGTTGGGACAAGGCACTTGATCTGGCTGCGGAAAAATTTAAAAGTTTTATCCGAGAGTTCGGTCCTGACTCCGTCGGTTTTTATGTTTCCGGACAACTTTTGACGGAAGAATACTATATTATAAATAAGTTAACTAAGGGTTTTTTAGGAACAAATAATATAGATACTAATTCCAGACTTTGTATGAGTTCTGCAGTCACAGGATATAAGATGGCGTTCGGAGAGGATGCCGTCCCCGTTGGTTACGAGGATCTGGATCTCGCGGATTGTTTTTTGGTAGCGGGTGCAAATCCCGCTTGGTGCCATCCGATCGTATTCAGAAGGATTGAGGCTAGAAAAAGAGAAAATCCGAACATTAAATTGATCGTTGTGGATCCTCGTAGGACCGAGTCCTGTGAACATGCAGACATTCATCTGCAAATAGATCCAGGAACTGATATTTATTTATTTCATGCAATTGCAAGAATCCTAATAGAGAAGGATTGGGTAGATCCCAAATTTATCCAGGACCATACGGAAGGTTTTGAAGAATTAAAAACAAAGGTTTTCGAAATTTCAGTTCCGAAGGCAGCAGAAATCTGCGGGATCTCTTCCGATTTAATTTATAAAACTGCGGAGTACATTTCAAAAGCGAAAGGTTTTATCAGCCTATGGGCCATGGGTTTGAATCAAAGTGTAGTAGGAGTAAATAAAAATTTAGCTCTGATCAATCTTTCTCTTCTTACAGGGCAGATTGGAAAACCAGGAGCCGGTCCATTTTCTTTAACCGGGCAATCTAATGCGATGGGAGGAAGAGAAGTTGGCGGACTTTGTAATCTTCTCCCCGCGCATAGAGATTTGGAAAATCCGGAACATAGAAAGGAAGTCGCAAAATTTTGGGGAGTGGATTCTATTTCAGAGATTCCAGGGTATAGTGCGACTGAAATTTTTGAGAAGCTTGCTTCCGGAAGGATGAAAGCTATTTGGATTATCTGCACAAACCCTGCGGTTAGTCTTCCTGATGTGAGGGCTGCCGAGTCTGGTTTACGTTTAGCCGAGTTTGTAGTAGTCCAGGATATTTCTGCGGACTCGAGTGTAATTCCTTTTGCGGATCTTGTTTTGCCTGCGGCAGGTTGGGCGGAGAAGAAGGGTACAATGACAAGCTCCGATCGGAGTATTTCCCTTCTTCCTAAAATTTTAGAGCCTCCGGGAGAAGCGAGAGCGGATTCTTGGATTATACAGGATTTTGCAAAAAGAATGGGATTTGCTCCTTCTTTCCATTATGAAGATGAGGAAGAAATTTTTTTAGAACATTGTAAATTAACAGAAGGGACCAAGATCGATATATTAGGTTTAGATTATGAAGAAATTCGTAAATATAGAGCTGTAAGATGGCCTTATCCTCAAAAGGGACATTCAGATAATATAAGATTATTCGGAGATGGAAAGTTTTATAGAAAAAGTGAGAAGGCGAGGATACACTCGGTAAGATCCGAAGATGATTCCGAAAAACCGGACGAAGATTTTCCATTGGTGCTTACCACAGGTAGAATCAGAGACCAATGGCATACAATGACTAGAACCGGTAAGGTCAAAAAATTAAGAGAACATCGACCTGAACCTTTTTTAGAAATACATCCGGACGACGCTTACAAATACGATATCAAAGACGGGATGGTAGTGACCGTTTCTAGCAAAAGAGGATCTGTTCGTGCTAAAGCTCTTCTGACTGAATCTATTAAACGAGGTGTTGTTTTTTTACCGATGCATTGGGGGAGAAAGAACGGAACAGATATATTCAGATCTAATAATCTTACAAGCTCTGCTTCGGATCCGTTTTCCAAACAACCCGGTTTTAAAATTTCTGCAGTACGTATTATTCCTTATAAAAAATCTAAAGAAAAAATACTAATCGTAGGCGGTGGAACTGCTGCTTATGCATTCTTAAAACAATATCGTCACCTTGCTCCCGGTGACGATATCACGGTAATGTGCAGGGAGGAAGATCCATTTTATAACCGTGTACTTCTTCCCGATTATATTGGAGGGGAGAAGGAATTTGATGATTTAATGCCTCTCGATCCGGAAGAAGTTAAATCTTGGAATTTAGACCTATTTCCGAATAAATCCGTTCAGATGATCTATACCGAAGGGAAGAAGGTCCGTGACACGGAAGGAACATTATATTCTTATAATAAACTTGTGCTTGCTATGGGTAGTTCTCCTGTTTGGCCCACAAAGGTGCCTCCTGAAATGCAGGGAGTATTCAGCCTAAGAAGTAAATCTGATGCGGATCGTATCAAAGGATTTTTTGTTCCTAAATCTCATGCGTTGATCGTAGGGGGAGGGCTTTTAGGATTAGAACTTGCCGCAGCCTTAAAAGGTGTGGGCGTACAAGTAACCGTTCTTGTTCGATCCGATCGTCTGATGTCCCAAAAATTGGACGCTGTTGGAGCAGACATCTTAAAAGAAGAGATTCTCTCCAGAGGAATCGAATTAATATTTGAATGTGAAATTTCTAAAATAGAGGGGACGGAAAGAATTTCCAGAGTCCAGCTTACGAACGGAAATTTTATCGAACCGGATGGGATCATATTTGCGATCGGGACTAAGCCGAATTTTGAGATCGCAGTCAAAGGAGGATTGGATTGTAGTAGTGGGGTCCTTGTGGATTCCTTTCTAAGATCCAGTGATCCTGATGTTTACTGCATCGGAGAAATTGCAGAACATAAAACCGGAACTTATGGCAATATTTCCGCTGTGGATGATCAGGCAAAGATTGCGGCGCAACATCTATTCGGTTACGCGTTTAATGAATATACCGGTTCCTTACATGCTCATATCTTGAAAATTCCCGGATTGGAACTGGCTACTATTCGACTTCCGGATATTCCAATGGAAATTCCTAAAGAGTTAAGGGGAGAATTCGAGGAGATTATATTCTTAGATCGTAAAAAACGTTTTTATAAAAAATGTATTATCAGAAACGACAGATTGGTTGCCGCTATCCTGATCGGAGACAAATCTTCCTTTAGTAGAATGAAAGACTGGGTTTCTTCCGGAATTGAGTTGGGAGATCGCAGAAAACATCTTCTGAACGACGGAGAGATGATGAAACCTCTCCAAGGAAAGGTGGTCTGTTCTTGCAATGGAGTAGGAGAAGGAAATATCAGAGAGGCTATCCAGAATGGGGAAAGAACTCTGGAGGCCATAGGAAGAAGGACAGGTGCCGGTACGGGATGCGGAAGCTGTCGTTTGGAAGTAACGACCATCCTGAAAAGTATGCTAAAAGATCCTAACCCTGTTTAA
- a CDS encoding NAD-dependent epimerase/dehydratase family protein — translation MKLRAIITGSTGMVGEGVLLECLEDPNVEKILLLNRKPYGINHPKVEEIIHSDFSDISSIKDKLKGYNACFFCSGVSSIGLNEEEFFKLTYTLTLHVASTLASLNPNMSFSYISGAGTDSTEKGKTMWARVKGKTENDLLKLPFAKVYNFRPGYMHPTPGAKNTLSAYKYIGWSFPVLRTIFPKRVSTLKQLGLAMIRASENGYSKNTIEVEDILVLANS, via the coding sequence ATGAAATTAAGAGCAATCATTACAGGTTCTACAGGAATGGTGGGAGAAGGGGTTTTGTTGGAATGTTTAGAAGATCCGAATGTCGAAAAGATACTTCTATTGAACAGAAAACCTTATGGGATCAATCATCCAAAGGTGGAGGAAATCATACATTCAGATTTTTCGGATATTTCTTCGATCAAAGATAAATTGAAAGGATATAACGCCTGCTTTTTCTGTTCGGGGGTTTCTTCTATAGGATTAAATGAAGAAGAATTTTTTAAACTCACTTATACATTAACATTGCATGTGGCAAGCACCTTGGCTTCTTTAAATCCTAATATGAGTTTTTCTTATATTTCGGGGGCAGGAACGGATAGCACTGAGAAAGGGAAAACTATGTGGGCGAGGGTAAAAGGTAAAACGGAAAATGATCTATTAAAACTTCCTTTTGCTAAAGTGTATAATTTCCGTCCAGGTTATATGCATCCGACTCCTGGAGCAAAAAACACTTTGTCCGCTTATAAGTATATTGGTTGGTCTTTCCCGGTTTTAAGAACGATTTTCCCAAAACGTGTTTCCACTTTGAAACAACTCGGGCTTGCAATGATCCGTGCGAGTGAGAACGGTTATAGCAAGAATACGATAGAAGTGGAAGATATTTTGGTATTAGCCAATTCCTAA
- a CDS encoding alginate export family protein: MYIIPKLKFNFLFLLITIVISIPMYSEEEPSKNAKETNQSNPPSSSDTNKTEGPDPKTKKQEPKYNSPWKGNIPVDHLRTLLVTPEQMKDTQKSDLFWLDNLKLGVSLRPRFESRENPDFNKKTDDYSSFVGQNTQLWFLFDPSPYYAIKVTVQDSRLWGGSQTPQNAGNWTYGLSTGAGTTLTPTTSNNTNIRNNTDIREAYIVFKKTDKLPVSVLVGRQVFAFGDLKIVGPLNWLNTGFAFDGVRFVHDSQWFRSHVFGTILSNQYDAPYGLTTSNGRSKGSIDQAYFFGAYNTIKLGEEAHLDLYMFEVSKKWIPNPNPTDFDNRLKQRDDLLTTGIRFTNRTNNNLLPAGKIWDWTIESAWQSGMTGDRVKADWDVLDQKAANGKNIYTEKVQYDTRLLSLDTGIKINDWIRLGLGYTYASGDPNRSDSKVGTWQSLFPQIAGSFPNWNTMNGQSLMAGFENIKSYSIRANLKTEYGMFVFAIYDTQKANLQDAWYKVSGVPNTGASTENYSNDKFSYENSRLGRRLFYQYDFTWIYNYTESVSIWMGFSLVKAKEAIGNERTNPFASDPEKRYTFDDTSKFFYLMVSASL, from the coding sequence ATGTACATTATCCCGAAACTAAAGTTTAATTTTCTATTTCTCTTAATAACTATCGTTATTAGTATTCCTATGTATTCGGAAGAAGAACCGAGCAAAAATGCGAAGGAAACAAATCAAAGTAATCCGCCCTCTTCTTCGGATACGAACAAGACGGAAGGTCCTGATCCAAAAACTAAAAAACAAGAGCCAAAGTATAATTCTCCCTGGAAAGGAAATATTCCGGTTGATCATCTCAGAACACTCTTAGTCACTCCGGAACAGATGAAGGACACTCAGAAGTCGGATTTGTTTTGGCTGGATAATTTAAAATTGGGAGTTTCTCTTCGCCCTAGATTCGAATCTAGAGAGAATCCGGACTTCAACAAAAAGACGGATGATTATAGTTCTTTTGTAGGTCAGAATACTCAACTTTGGTTCTTATTCGATCCTTCTCCCTATTACGCTATTAAAGTTACTGTGCAAGATAGTAGACTATGGGGAGGAAGCCAGACTCCTCAGAATGCCGGCAACTGGACGTATGGACTCAGCACCGGCGCCGGTACAACTTTGACTCCGACTACTTCTAATAACACGAATATCAGAAACAATACGGATATTAGAGAAGCTTATATAGTATTCAAAAAAACTGATAAACTTCCCGTTTCCGTTTTGGTAGGTAGACAGGTATTCGCCTTTGGAGATCTGAAAATTGTAGGCCCATTAAACTGGCTAAATACAGGGTTTGCATTCGACGGGGTCAGATTCGTGCATGATTCTCAGTGGTTCAGATCACATGTATTTGGAACAATCTTATCCAATCAATACGATGCTCCCTACGGATTAACTACGAGTAATGGAAGATCCAAGGGTTCGATAGATCAAGCTTACTTTTTCGGCGCTTATAATACGATCAAGTTAGGAGAAGAAGCTCATCTAGATCTATATATGTTTGAAGTTTCTAAAAAATGGATCCCTAACCCGAACCCTACGGACTTCGATAATCGTTTAAAACAAAGAGACGATCTATTAACCACAGGTATTAGATTTACCAATAGAACCAATAATAACCTTTTACCTGCCGGAAAAATCTGGGATTGGACGATCGAATCAGCCTGGCAGTCTGGGATGACTGGAGACAGAGTAAAGGCAGATTGGGATGTTTTAGACCAAAAGGCAGCTAACGGTAAAAATATTTATACGGAGAAGGTGCAGTATGATACAAGACTTCTCTCTTTGGATACCGGGATCAAGATTAATGATTGGATCCGCTTAGGTTTAGGGTATACGTATGCATCCGGAGATCCGAATAGATCCGATTCTAAGGTAGGGACTTGGCAGAGTTTATTTCCTCAAATCGCAGGTTCATTTCCGAATTGGAATACTATGAACGGCCAATCCTTAATGGCTGGATTCGAGAATATAAAGTCATATTCGATCAGAGCGAATCTCAAAACGGAATACGGGATGTTTGTATTTGCAATCTACGATACCCAAAAGGCAAATCTACAGGATGCTTGGTATAAGGTTTCGGGGGTTCCGAATACAGGAGCAAGTACAGAAAATTATTCCAACGACAAGTTCTCTTACGAGAATTCCAGATTAGGAAGAAGGTTATTCTATCAATACGATTTCACTTGGATCTATAATTACACTGAATCCGTCTCAATCTGGATGGGGTTTTCTCTTGTGAAAGCTAAAGAGGCAATTGGAAATGAAAGAACGAATCCGTTTGCTTCTGATCCAGAGAAAAGATACACATTCGACGATACTTCTAAATTCTTTTATCTCATGGTCTCCGCCTCCCTATAA
- a CDS encoding TetR/AcrR family transcriptional regulator — protein MTRKAVLGDEERKKEILDAALYCFLQFGYSKTSMDDVAKQADLSRPLLYLKFKNKEDLFQGIFDYTLAGSYDETEKVLYQNISPKEKLIRVCELNLIEPWAKIEGRPKTAEFYETCSKLSPESTQKYEKQIVKFAERILGDKKTAEVFFLALEGLSADLPKTKVLRKRVELLCERFSR, from the coding sequence ATGACCCGAAAGGCAGTCCTTGGGGACGAGGAAAGAAAAAAGGAAATTTTAGATGCTGCCTTATATTGTTTTCTCCAATTCGGATATTCCAAAACTTCCATGGACGATGTGGCCAAACAGGCAGATCTATCTCGCCCTCTTCTCTATCTAAAATTTAAGAACAAAGAAGATCTTTTCCAAGGGATTTTCGATTACACCCTAGCAGGGAGTTACGATGAAACGGAGAAAGTTTTGTACCAAAATATTTCCCCGAAAGAAAAGCTCATCCGTGTATGTGAATTGAATCTGATAGAGCCTTGGGCTAAAATAGAAGGAAGGCCAAAAACAGCAGAGTTTTATGAAACCTGTTCTAAATTATCTCCGGAAAGCACCCAGAAATACGAAAAGCAAATCGTCAAGTTCGCAGAGCGGATATTAGGAGACAAGAAAACAGCTGAGGTGTTTTTCCTGGCTTTGGAAGGACTTTCCGCAGACCTTCCAAAAACGAAAGTTTTGCGTAAAAGAGTGGAATTACTCTGCGAAAGATTTTCACGTTAA
- a CDS encoding MBL fold metallo-hydrolase: MKNVNRSRKWLVPILIFVLAGSFFYTCQALGKKAEGERLVRMQGSPQWKEGQFVNPQPLINYFWSALRSMFSPSPEVSPKDPVPVVYVEKSRFSKLPESGLRVTWFGHSSSLIELDGVRILTDPVWSERTSPSSWIGPKRWYPPLISLEDLPQIDIVLISHDHYDHMDFGTISKLKDRNTLFVVPLGLGANLSYWGVPEEKIIELDWWDTKKIKNLEIVSTPARHAAGRYLLDNDEKLWSSYALLGPKHRVYFSGDTGLFPKMKEIGEKYGPFDLTMIETGQYNQAWPDWHIGPEQAVIAHTQLKGKVLLPIHWGLFALASHGWTEPVERVLEKSKELAVTVITPKPGESVEPDLQKDYAIWWPKLPYKSAKEDPILSSQLEENTASAR, from the coding sequence ATGAAGAATGTGAATCGTTCCCGAAAATGGTTGGTCCCGATACTGATCTTTGTCTTAGCTGGATCCTTTTTTTATACCTGCCAGGCCCTGGGTAAGAAAGCAGAAGGAGAAAGACTCGTCAGGATGCAAGGGTCTCCTCAATGGAAAGAGGGACAATTCGTAAATCCCCAACCTCTGATTAATTATTTCTGGTCAGCCTTAAGAAGTATGTTCAGTCCGAGTCCGGAAGTAAGTCCTAAAGATCCTGTTCCAGTGGTTTATGTGGAAAAATCAAGATTTTCTAAATTACCTGAATCCGGTTTAAGAGTCACATGGTTTGGACATTCTTCTTCTTTGATAGAATTGGATGGAGTTCGGATATTAACTGATCCTGTTTGGTCGGAAAGAACTTCTCCTTCATCTTGGATCGGTCCTAAACGATGGTATCCTCCTTTAATCTCTTTGGAAGATCTTCCTCAGATAGATATTGTTTTAATTTCTCATGACCATTACGATCATATGGATTTCGGGACAATATCTAAACTAAAAGACCGGAACACGTTATTTGTGGTTCCGCTTGGATTGGGAGCGAATCTTTCCTATTGGGGAGTTCCCGAAGAAAAAATCATAGAACTGGATTGGTGGGATACTAAGAAGATCAAGAATTTGGAAATAGTAAGTACACCCGCAAGACATGCTGCAGGAAGATATCTTTTGGACAATGATGAAAAACTTTGGTCCAGTTATGCATTGCTCGGACCTAAACATAGGGTTTATTTTTCCGGAGATACCGGCTTATTTCCTAAAATGAAAGAGATCGGAGAAAAATACGGGCCATTCGATCTAACTATGATTGAAACAGGTCAATACAACCAAGCTTGGCCGGATTGGCATATTGGGCCTGAGCAAGCGGTGATCGCTCATACCCAACTGAAAGGAAAGGTTCTCCTTCCGATCCATTGGGGATTATTTGCTCTTGCGTCTCATGGGTGGACGGAACCTGTGGAAAGAGTTTTAGAAAAATCTAAAGAACTTGCTGTCACTGTGATCACTCCAAAGCCTGGAGAAAGTGTAGAGCCTGATTTACAAAAAGATTATGCAATTTGGTGGCCTAAACTTCCTTATAAGTCCGCCAAAGAAGATCCAATCTTATCTAGTCAGCTGGAAGAAAATACTGCGAGTGCGAGGTAA
- a CDS encoding SpoIIE family protein phosphatase — protein sequence MTELKFIIPSNLHRFVSQKLLIFCLVFSFGNCERASWIAEDSILSLNGEWEFISDNNTNPDFKKGTKITVPFDFSSDDVYQNFDGCISIRHALPEKVRAWMNQQTSVAIDSGHSSDFAEFYLNETSKLGLIGKTGRRDPYLSGQDGRIVSVLPAGAFRPGGENYIYAKICKIPGKPFHWSGPKVSLGLSESIFKKFGLELSVAFLLAAVYISVGLYHLLLAVRRPSDIFNLYFGLFAIFFSIFHLTNNSTAEILFGSHRQLQSKVDQFSLMMFIGSLLLFIARFFQGKHPKFAIYSAALYGLVGFLDIFVNQYIRDLLLTIIAGLTVVFVLPYISFITGRSAWKGNSDARLLLGGVALIALGGVHDYAVTNRLINSALIMPFTFLAFILGIAFILANRFVRVHNEVEELNASLEEKVRQRTNDLQKSLSEIKELKHQQDGDYFLTSQLMQPLAGNYGHSDIVRAEILCRQKKRFQFRNWQGELGGDLCAVYSLKLKGRPVLVFFNGDAMGKSMQGAGGALIMGTIFKTIVTRTQNTLEMQELFPEHWLKRCYHELKSVFVSFDGRMLISMVVGIVDEESGLMYFVNAEHPQVVMYRDGRADFLSENGMLRKVGVEDPDEVFVVQTLQLKPNDVILIGSDGRDDVQLGINEDGNQIINEDERAFIKDVEEAKAELLQIEALIRSRGDIIDDLSLVRISYKEEMTSVADILDDPFHNQQAPDAISEKSNRRKALRNAIEEKDYIYVGSEGQKYLEKYPDDSTVYLWVSYALARLGNYDKAIDFGEVLLMRDPTHSKNLEHLSKLHYKNGNKLRAEALLAASKFKQG from the coding sequence ATGACCGAACTGAAATTTATCATTCCATCTAATTTACACAGATTTGTCTCACAAAAACTTCTTATATTCTGCCTAGTTTTTTCCTTTGGCAATTGTGAGAGAGCTTCCTGGATCGCGGAGGATTCCATTTTATCCTTAAATGGAGAATGGGAATTTATCTCCGACAATAATACAAATCCTGATTTCAAAAAAGGAACTAAGATCACTGTTCCATTTGATTTTAGTTCGGATGATGTTTATCAAAATTTCGACGGATGTATTTCCATACGTCATGCGCTACCGGAGAAGGTCCGCGCATGGATGAACCAACAGACTTCTGTCGCAATCGACTCAGGTCATAGTTCGGACTTTGCAGAATTTTATCTAAACGAAACTTCTAAATTAGGCCTGATAGGAAAAACGGGAAGAAGAGATCCTTATCTCTCCGGACAAGACGGTAGAATTGTATCCGTACTTCCCGCAGGTGCATTTCGTCCAGGCGGAGAAAATTATATCTATGCAAAGATCTGTAAGATCCCAGGGAAACCTTTTCATTGGAGCGGACCTAAAGTTTCTTTAGGACTTTCAGAATCCATTTTTAAAAAATTCGGGTTAGAGTTGAGTGTCGCATTCCTGCTCGCCGCTGTTTATATAAGTGTTGGACTCTATCACCTACTTTTAGCAGTCAGAAGGCCGAGTGATATATTCAATTTATATTTCGGATTGTTCGCAATCTTCTTCTCAATATTCCATCTAACCAATAATTCCACTGCGGAGATACTTTTCGGTTCTCATAGGCAGCTGCAGTCCAAGGTGGATCAATTCTCCTTGATGATGTTCATCGGAAGCCTCCTTTTATTCATTGCAAGATTCTTCCAAGGAAAACATCCAAAATTCGCCATCTATTCCGCCGCTCTCTACGGATTAGTAGGCTTTCTAGATATATTCGTAAATCAGTATATTCGAGATTTATTACTTACAATCATTGCAGGATTGACAGTAGTTTTTGTTCTTCCTTATATTTCATTTATTACGGGAAGATCCGCCTGGAAAGGAAACTCGGACGCAAGATTACTTTTAGGTGGAGTGGCATTAATCGCTCTAGGCGGTGTGCACGACTATGCAGTTACAAATAGACTCATTAATTCCGCATTGATCATGCCTTTTACCTTTCTTGCATTCATTTTAGGAATCGCATTCATATTGGCCAACCGCTTTGTCCGAGTTCATAATGAGGTGGAAGAGTTAAATGCGAGTCTCGAGGAGAAGGTCCGACAAAGAACAAATGATCTCCAAAAAAGCCTAAGTGAGATAAAGGAACTCAAACACCAACAAGACGGGGATTATTTCCTAACTTCCCAACTAATGCAACCATTGGCCGGAAACTATGGACATAGTGATATAGTAAGAGCGGAAATACTTTGTCGCCAAAAGAAAAGATTCCAATTCAGAAATTGGCAAGGAGAATTGGGCGGGGATTTATGTGCGGTATATTCCTTAAAATTGAAAGGAAGACCTGTATTAGTTTTCTTTAATGGTGATGCAATGGGTAAATCCATGCAAGGTGCCGGCGGAGCTCTCATCATGGGAACCATCTTTAAAACTATAGTTACGAGGACCCAAAACACTTTAGAAATGCAGGAACTCTTCCCGGAACATTGGCTAAAAAGATGTTATCATGAACTGAAGAGTGTATTCGTTTCCTTTGATGGAAGAATGTTGATCTCCATGGTAGTAGGCATCGTGGATGAAGAATCAGGTCTAATGTATTTCGTGAATGCAGAACATCCGCAAGTTGTGATGTATAGGGACGGAAGAGCGGACTTTCTTTCCGAAAACGGAATGTTGAGAAAAGTAGGAGTAGAAGATCCGGATGAAGTATTCGTGGTTCAAACACTACAACTTAAACCGAATGATGTCATCCTAATCGGCTCTGATGGAAGAGACGACGTTCAACTCGGGATCAATGAAGACGGAAACCAAATCATCAACGAAGATGAAAGAGCATTTATAAAAGATGTAGAAGAAGCAAAGGCCGAACTACTTCAAATAGAAGCTCTAATCCGATCCAGAGGAGATATCATAGACGACTTAAGTCTTGTCAGGATCTCTTACAAGGAGGAAATGACCTCAGTCGCCGATATTCTGGACGATCCTTTCCATAACCAACAAGCTCCGGATGCAATCTCCGAAAAATCAAATCGCAGGAAAGCGCTCAGAAACGCAATCGAAGAGAAGGATTATATCTACGTCGGATCGGAAGGTCAAAAGTATTTGGAAAAATATCCGGATGATAGTACTGTCTATCTTTGGGTTTCTTATGCGCTTGCAAGACTTGGAAATTATGATAAGGCGATCGATTTCGGAGAAGTTCTTCTCATGAGAGATCCGACCCATTCCAAAAATCTGGAACATTTAAGCAAACTACATTATAAAAATGGAAATAAACTAAGAGCAGAGGCTTTATTAGCAGCATCCAAGTTTAAACAGGGTTAG